Proteins from a genomic interval of Desulfovibrio sp. TomC:
- a CDS encoding TetR/AcrR family transcriptional regulator, with protein MNETTRERILRTGAAIIHRQGYAATGLKEILDAAGTPKGSFYHYFPSKEAFVLAVIEYDEAWIGEVVRSVLARDDLSAVGRLQFFVERFESIQAEGGYRLGCPIGNLVQELGGQTEAFGQRLAVSLAGLSGFFEKLVLAGQATGEFDASLDAADVAGFLAGAWQGALLRMKVERSGEPLAAFARQAVRVLRPA; from the coding sequence ATGAACGAGACGACGCGGGAACGTATCCTTCGCACCGGGGCGGCTATTATCCATCGCCAAGGCTATGCCGCTACCGGCCTCAAAGAGATCCTTGACGCCGCTGGTACGCCCAAGGGATCCTTTTACCACTATTTCCCGAGCAAGGAAGCCTTTGTCCTGGCGGTCATCGAATACGACGAGGCCTGGATTGGGGAAGTGGTGCGTTCGGTGCTGGCCCGGGACGATCTCTCGGCCGTGGGCCGGCTGCAATTCTTTGTCGAGCGTTTTGAGTCCATCCAGGCCGAGGGCGGCTATCGGCTCGGCTGTCCCATTGGCAATCTGGTACAGGAATTGGGCGGGCAGACCGAGGCCTTTGGGCAGCGGCTGGCGGTCAGTCTTGCCGGTTTGAGCGGCTTTTTCGAAAAGCTCGTGCTGGCCGGGCAGGCGACTGGGGAGTTTGACGCATCCCTGGACGCCGCCGATGTGGCCGGCTTTCTGGCCGGAGCCTGGCAGGGGGCGCTTTTGCGAATGAAAGTCGAACGGTCGGGTGAGCCCCTGGCAGCCTTTGCCCGACAGGCTGTACGGGTGTTGCGACCGGC
- a CDS encoding sigma 54-interacting transcriptional regulator, which translates to MDAVSFAVLRRALDCLALAEDTGRSLDAMLAGLLAVLSEAPGLGHAAVVLLDSDDRPAIRASLGTPDMSLILSATLERGPQALLARVLRRGEAAVVADLDGEVAVARSEAAMLAAPVVIGETGCGWFFADGLLGGQASLAAELRTAMFVAGLIGRMADMANTAIVQGSGLIQELTFLRSKVSLRYRHIFSDGQSAVMRRLRSEADRAALSDAPVLLVGEDGTGRAVLARLIHELSPRAVRPFAIFEAGDETEAATAGLRLFGSARGFTGGSSPGLLEEAEGGMVLIEDAHLLHPETAKRLAGYLSTGTFSRLGGGRLRRATTRLAFQIPAGGLSPELAAATPPQIIRLPSLRERREDIPALLDHLLALEAARSGRRMTLTSKALRALETYDWPGNIREMELMTTRLAMTAPEDRIDIADIPPEVLTEGERPPVLPEDAAELRDMERQQVLSALERHGWVQSRAARELGLTLRQIGYRIRKYGLARDDDDAPAA; encoded by the coding sequence ATGGATGCCGTAAGTTTCGCCGTCCTTCGCCGGGCCTTGGATTGTCTGGCCCTGGCCGAGGACACCGGACGCAGTCTGGACGCCATGCTGGCCGGCCTCTTGGCCGTGTTGTCCGAAGCGCCGGGGTTGGGCCATGCGGCCGTGGTGTTGCTTGACAGCGACGACCGGCCGGCCATCCGGGCCAGCCTGGGTACGCCGGATATGAGCCTTATTTTGTCGGCTACCCTGGAGCGCGGCCCCCAGGCCTTGTTGGCCCGGGTCTTGCGACGCGGGGAGGCGGCTGTGGTTGCGGACCTCGATGGCGAGGTGGCCGTTGCCCGCAGCGAGGCGGCCATGCTGGCTGCGCCGGTGGTGATTGGCGAAACCGGGTGTGGCTGGTTTTTTGCAGACGGCCTGTTGGGCGGCCAGGCGAGCCTGGCGGCGGAACTGCGCACCGCGATGTTTGTGGCCGGGCTGATCGGACGGATGGCGGACATGGCAAACACGGCCATTGTCCAGGGCAGCGGCCTGATTCAGGAATTGACCTTTTTGCGGTCCAAGGTGTCCTTGCGCTACCGCCACATATTTTCCGACGGCCAGAGTGCCGTCATGCGCCGCCTGCGGTCTGAGGCGGACCGAGCGGCCTTGTCCGACGCGCCGGTGCTGCTGGTTGGCGAAGACGGTACGGGGCGGGCCGTGCTGGCCCGGTTGATTCACGAGCTTTCACCCCGGGCGGTGCGGCCGTTTGCGATTTTTGAGGCCGGGGACGAGACCGAGGCGGCCACGGCCGGGTTGCGGCTTTTCGGCAGCGCCCGGGGCTTTACCGGCGGCAGCAGCCCGGGACTGCTGGAAGAGGCCGAGGGCGGCATGGTGCTTATCGAAGACGCCCACCTGCTGCATCCCGAGACCGCCAAACGGCTAGCCGGCTACCTGTCCACCGGGACGTTTTCCCGGCTGGGCGGCGGCAGACTGCGCCGGGCAACGACGCGGCTGGCCTTTCAAATTCCGGCGGGCGGGCTTTCCCCGGAATTGGCCGCAGCCACCCCGCCCCAGATCATCCGCTTGCCGAGCCTGCGGGAACGGCGCGAGGACATTCCCGCCTTGCTTGACCATCTGCTGGCCCTGGAGGCGGCCCGCAGCGGCCGCCGCATGACCTTGACCTCCAAGGCCCTGCGGGCGCTTGAAACCTACGATTGGCCGGGCAACATCCGCGAAATGGAGCTGATGACGACCCGGCTGGCCATGACCGCGCCCGAGGACCGCATCGATATCGCCGATATTCCGCCCGAGGTGCTGACCGAGGGCGAACGACCGCCGGTCTTACCGGAAGATGCCGCCGAACTGCGCGACATGGAACGCCAGCAGGTGTTGAGTGCTCTGGAGCGCCATGGCTGGGTCCAGTCCCGGGCGGCCCGGGAGTTGGGGCTGACCTTGCGCCAGATCGGCTACCGCATCCGCAAATACGGCCTGGCCCGGGACGACGACGACGCCCCGGCGGCCTGA
- a CDS encoding response regulator: MDKRLRVLVVDDSKVMRGIIRKMLGSDATDVLEACDGRQALELLAAEPVDCIISDWNMPRMKGIDLLRRVRGDGALADMPFVMVTAEAMAANLAEADAAKVSSYLTKPFTTDDLWNTLRRVLPDRLPD, encoded by the coding sequence ATGGATAAGCGGCTTCGGGTCCTGGTGGTCGATGACTCCAAAGTGATGCGGGGGATCATTCGCAAGATGCTCGGTTCCGACGCAACCGATGTCCTGGAGGCGTGCGACGGCAGGCAGGCTCTGGAACTGCTGGCTGCAGAGCCGGTGGACTGCATTATCTCCGATTGGAACATGCCGCGTATGAAAGGCATCGATCTCCTGCGTCGGGTACGCGGCGACGGTGCATTGGCCGACATGCCCTTTGTCATGGTCACGGCCGAGGCCATGGCCGCCAATCTGGCCGAGGCCGATGCCGCCAAGGTCAGCTCCTATCTGACCAAGCCCTTTACCACCGACGATCTCTGGAATACCCTGCGCCGCGTCCTGCCCGATCGCCTGCCCGATTAG
- a CDS encoding 4Fe-4S binding protein encodes MSYRPTPKALVRLPQWFFFVATLAVGVQFVRFCLAVAAGSADAASRPAGVEGFLPISALLGLRRLLAAGSFDPVHPAGLWILLAAIVMAVLFRKAFCGHICPVGFLAVRLGRLGQRLKLARSVGPRQNALLGLPKYLLLAFFLFTTFFGMDLAGVDAFLRSSYNITADARLLLFFASPSAKALLILAGLAGLGLVFRGSFCRWLCPYGALLGLLAKVGPTALARDAAACTGCGRCRTVCPMDIPIDASPRPMTCTACASCVVACPRRESAVRFVFAGLPVPWWTTAAGACGVFALAYAVAHALGLWNATLPQAMLARLYAMALGG; translated from the coding sequence ATGTCGTACCGCCCCACGCCCAAGGCCCTTGTGCGCCTGCCCCAATGGTTTTTCTTCGTCGCCACCCTGGCTGTCGGGGTGCAATTTGTCCGGTTTTGCCTGGCTGTCGCGGCCGGCAGCGCCGATGCGGCGTCCCGGCCGGCCGGGGTGGAGGGCTTTTTGCCCATAAGCGCCCTGCTGGGGTTGCGCCGCCTGCTCGCCGCCGGCTCTTTTGATCCCGTGCATCCGGCCGGCCTGTGGATTCTGCTGGCTGCCATCGTCATGGCCGTGCTCTTTCGCAAGGCCTTTTGCGGCCATATCTGCCCGGTTGGGTTCCTGGCCGTGCGCCTGGGCCGCCTGGGACAACGCCTGAAACTGGCCCGCAGCGTTGGTCCGCGCCAAAACGCGCTTTTGGGCCTGCCCAAATACCTGCTCCTGGCCTTTTTTCTGTTCACCACGTTTTTTGGCATGGACCTCGCCGGCGTCGATGCCTTCCTGCGCTCCTCCTACAACATCACAGCCGACGCCCGACTGCTGCTCTTTTTTGCCAGCCCAAGCGCCAAGGCCCTGCTGATCCTGGCCGGCCTGGCCGGACTCGGCCTGGTCTTTCGCGGTTCCTTTTGCCGCTGGCTGTGCCCCTACGGCGCACTGCTCGGCCTTCTGGCCAAGGTCGGCCCCACAGCCCTTGCCCGGGACGCTGCTGCCTGTACCGGCTGCGGCCGCTGCCGCACGGTCTGCCCCATGGACATCCCCATCGACGCCAGCCCCCGGCCCATGACCTGCACCGCCTGTGCCTCCTGCGTCGTCGCCTGCCCGCGCCGGGAAAGCGCCGTCCGTTTCGTCTTCGCCGGCCTCCCCGTCCCCTGGTGGACCACGGCCGCCGGCGCATGCGGCGTCTTTGCCCTGGCCTACGCCGTTGCCCACGCCCTGGGCCTGTGGAACGCCACCCTGCCCCAGGCCATGCTGGCCCGGCTCTACGCCATGGCCCTGGGCGGCTAG
- a CDS encoding MerR family transcriptional regulator: MADSRLYSIAAIAKILDMPESTLHYWKNRFDDVLPSMGVGRNKRFRAEAVDVFREIGAMLGQGMAAGDVRAALSRRYPVNVGSGVVSTAGPVDLAGQGGAAGQAETMLAMAAAIGSEIARSLAEHLGRAGGPAAAALPQETATALREELELARAEGAALSGKVQVLEAELMRIRKDRRELENYLVDKINALRRPGDGA; this comes from the coding sequence GTGGCTGACAGTCGCCTCTATTCCATTGCCGCTATTGCCAAGATTCTGGATATGCCGGAATCGACGTTGCATTACTGGAAGAACCGGTTTGACGACGTGCTGCCGAGCATGGGCGTCGGACGCAATAAGCGGTTCCGGGCCGAAGCGGTGGACGTGTTTCGAGAGATTGGAGCGATGCTTGGCCAGGGGATGGCGGCTGGCGACGTGCGGGCGGCCTTGTCGCGGCGCTATCCAGTCAATGTGGGCAGCGGGGTGGTCTCGACTGCCGGCCCGGTCGATCTGGCCGGCCAGGGCGGAGCGGCAGGACAGGCCGAGACCATGCTGGCCATGGCGGCGGCCATCGGTTCGGAGATTGCCCGGTCCCTGGCCGAACATCTCGGCCGGGCCGGGGGGCCTGCTGCTGCGGCCTTGCCCCAGGAGACGGCGACGGCCTTGCGGGAAGAGCTGGAACTGGCCCGGGCCGAAGGCGCGGCCCTTTCCGGGAAGGTGCAGGTGCTTGAAGCCGAGCTGATGCGCATTCGCAAGGATCGCCGCGAGCTGGAAAATTATCTGGTGGACAAGATCAACGCCCTGCGCCGGCCCGGCGACGGGGCCTGA
- a CDS encoding amino acid kinase family protein, with amino-acid sequence MGKLIKEQEEGGRLHIESPLMGESLVSRALLASQGQREVFRMHPDVNVLKIGGQSIMDRGAKALLPILDELLKAKEQHKIILMTGGGTRARHIYNIGLELGMPTGVLSKLGDKVASQNAEILSVLLAKHGGVRIGHGDHLEQLTMFCQLGYLPITPGIPPYGFFEHPAEEGMIPPHRTDSGAFLLAENIGAKSLIYLKDEKGLYSDDPKKAKDHEKLEFYGRISVSELAALNLDDLIVERPVLRFLKHSKCIKQFQVIDALRHPEHILAALNGEHVGTIVYKDE; translated from the coding sequence ATGGGCAAGCTCATCAAGGAACAAGAGGAAGGCGGACGTCTGCATATCGAATCGCCGCTCATGGGTGAATCCCTGGTCAGCCGGGCGCTTTTGGCCAGTCAGGGCCAGCGGGAAGTGTTCCGGATGCACCCTGACGTCAATGTGCTCAAAATCGGCGGCCAGTCCATCATGGACCGGGGAGCCAAGGCGTTGCTCCCCATCCTCGACGAACTGCTCAAGGCCAAGGAACAGCACAAGATCATCCTCATGACCGGCGGCGGCACCCGGGCCCGGCATATCTACAACATCGGCCTGGAACTCGGCATGCCGACCGGCGTGTTGTCCAAGCTCGGCGACAAGGTGGCCTCGCAAAACGCCGAGATCCTCTCGGTCCTTTTGGCCAAACACGGCGGCGTGCGCATCGGCCACGGCGACCACCTCGAACAGCTCACCATGTTCTGCCAGCTCGGCTATCTGCCCATCACCCCGGGCATCCCGCCCTACGGCTTCTTCGAGCACCCGGCCGAGGAAGGCATGATTCCGCCGCATCGCACCGACTCCGGCGCGTTCCTCTTAGCTGAAAACATCGGAGCCAAGTCGCTCATTTACCTCAAGGACGAAAAGGGCCTGTACAGCGACGATCCCAAGAAGGCCAAGGACCACGAAAAGCTCGAATTTTACGGCCGCATCTCGGTATCCGAACTGGCGGCCCTCAACCTCGACGATCTCATTGTGGAACGGCCCGTGCTGCGTTTCCTCAAGCACAGCAAGTGCATCAAACAGTTCCAGGTCATCGACGCCCTGCGCCACCCCGAGCATATCCTGGCGGCGCTCAACGGCGAGCACGTCGGCACGATTGTGTACAAGGACGAGTAG
- a CDS encoding helix-turn-helix transcriptional regulator, whose protein sequence is MSEKIGGGKQERYMQPSILMALLDGQSHGYELLQHIGEYGFLKGDAPPGMIYRHLRQMEDEGLVASEWDATGSGPAKRVYAVTDAGREVLDAWVGYMERQARGLLAFVERYRQRA, encoded by the coding sequence ATGTCCGAGAAAATTGGCGGCGGCAAACAGGAACGCTACATGCAGCCGTCGATTCTGATGGCGCTGCTGGACGGGCAGTCTCATGGCTATGAGCTGCTGCAACATATCGGCGAGTATGGATTTTTAAAGGGCGATGCGCCGCCGGGCATGATCTACCGGCATTTGCGCCAGATGGAGGACGAGGGGCTGGTGGCTTCGGAGTGGGACGCCACGGGCTCGGGACCGGCCAAGCGGGTGTACGCCGTCACGGACGCCGGCCGCGAGGTGCTGGACGCCTGGGTCGGCTACATGGAGCGCCAAGCCAGAGGGCTGCTTGCCTTTGTGGAGCGGTATCGGCAGCGCGCCTGA
- a CDS encoding lysophospholipid acyltransferase family protein: MDAMQHRDIFALTPDFSGSPLNRALALAEPVLSRLLSLGRLRDIYRDLPKGLDAPGFIDALLQVMDVDIRANAEELDRIPKTGPVVVVANHPFGCLEGLVLAKMLLTVRPDAKIMANFLLSRLPELRDLFVFVNPFGGATATTANVRPLKDCLTVLKSGGVLGIFPAGAVSHPRLVNGRLEVADPKWSATVARLVRKTEATVVPVRFAGRNSRLFQVLGLVHPVLRTLMLPREFANKQGATVEARIGSPVPFARLERLAGRDKAPDECIMRYLRLRTALLRDRSHKPRRLPPLLPPKSHTRQEALIPAVDPTLLADEIASLPAGSVLHHSGEFAVIEAKAGAIPLALREIGRLREYTFRRVGEGTGKSCDLDSFDPFYRHLFLWNTEKHEIAGAYRIGRTDELLAANGPAGLYTSTLFVLKNAFFKQIDPALEMGRSFVRPEYQKSYAPLLLLWKGLAQMVVREPRYRILFGPVSITSEYKHASRRLMAGYFEGNVSHPALARHVKPKSPLRGQTWLARAAKTLVADLDDLLALIDDIEADRKGIPVLLRQYLKLGGKLLAFNVDKDFSDCLDGLIVVDLLKADRRQLERYMGKDGLAAFHAYHDTPERIENCA, encoded by the coding sequence ATGGATGCCATGCAGCACCGCGACATCTTCGCTCTGACTCCAGATTTCAGTGGAAGCCCTCTCAACCGGGCTCTGGCCCTGGCCGAACCCGTCCTGTCCCGGCTCCTGTCCCTTGGCCGGTTGCGCGACATCTACCGCGATCTGCCCAAAGGGCTGGACGCGCCCGGCTTCATCGACGCCCTGCTTCAGGTCATGGACGTGGATATCCGGGCCAATGCCGAGGAACTCGACCGCATCCCCAAGACCGGGCCGGTGGTGGTGGTGGCCAATCATCCTTTCGGCTGCCTGGAAGGGCTGGTCCTGGCCAAGATGCTCCTGACCGTGCGCCCGGACGCCAAAATCATGGCCAATTTTCTTCTCTCGCGCCTTCCGGAGCTGCGCGACCTGTTCGTGTTCGTCAATCCCTTTGGCGGCGCGACGGCCACCACCGCCAACGTACGCCCGCTCAAGGACTGCCTGACCGTGCTCAAATCCGGCGGCGTACTCGGCATCTTCCCGGCCGGGGCCGTCTCCCACCCCAGACTGGTCAACGGCCGCCTGGAAGTGGCTGATCCGAAGTGGAGCGCCACCGTGGCCCGGCTCGTGCGCAAGACCGAAGCCACCGTGGTCCCGGTCCGTTTTGCCGGCCGCAACAGCCGCCTGTTCCAGGTCCTGGGCCTTGTCCACCCTGTCCTTCGCACCCTCATGCTGCCCCGGGAATTCGCCAACAAACAAGGGGCCACGGTCGAAGCCCGCATCGGCAGCCCCGTGCCCTTTGCCCGCCTGGAACGCCTGGCCGGCCGCGACAAGGCCCCTGATGAGTGCATCATGCGCTATCTGCGTCTGCGCACGGCGCTGTTGCGCGACCGGTCACACAAGCCCCGCCGGCTGCCGCCGCTTCTGCCGCCCAAATCCCACACCCGGCAGGAAGCGCTCATCCCGGCCGTGGATCCGACCCTCCTGGCCGATGAAATCGCCAGCCTGCCGGCCGGCTCGGTCCTGCACCACAGCGGCGAATTCGCCGTCATCGAAGCCAAAGCCGGCGCCATTCCCCTGGCCCTTCGGGAAATCGGCCGGCTGCGCGAATACACCTTCCGCCGCGTGGGCGAAGGAACCGGCAAATCCTGCGATCTCGACAGCTTCGATCCCTTCTACCGCCACCTGTTCCTGTGGAACACTGAAAAACACGAGATCGCCGGGGCCTACCGCATCGGCCGCACTGACGAATTGCTGGCCGCCAACGGCCCGGCCGGTCTGTATACCAGTACCCTGTTCGTGCTCAAAAACGCCTTCTTCAAACAGATCGACCCGGCCCTGGAAATGGGCCGTTCGTTTGTGCGGCCGGAATACCAGAAAAGCTACGCCCCGCTGCTGCTGCTCTGGAAGGGGTTGGCCCAGATGGTCGTGCGCGAACCGCGCTACCGCATCCTGTTTGGCCCGGTCAGCATCACCAGCGAATACAAACACGCCTCCCGCCGCCTCATGGCCGGCTACTTCGAAGGCAATGTCTCGCACCCGGCCCTGGCCCGGCACGTCAAACCCAAGTCCCCGCTTCGCGGCCAGACCTGGCTGGCCCGGGCGGCCAAAACCCTGGTCGCCGACCTCGACGACCTGCTGGCCCTGATCGACGACATCGAAGCCGACCGCAAAGGCATCCCGGTGCTCTTGCGCCAATACCTCAAACTCGGCGGCAAGCTGCTGGCCTTCAACGTGGACAAGGACTTCAGCGACTGCCTCGACGGCCTCATTGTCGTCGACCTGCTCAAGGCCGACCGCCGCCAGCTTGAACGCTACATGGGCAAAGACGGCCTTGCCGCCTTCCACGCCTACCACGACACCCCCGAGCGCATCGAGAACTGCGCCTAA